One Elaeis guineensis isolate ETL-2024a chromosome 10, EG11, whole genome shotgun sequence genomic window carries:
- the LOC105053269 gene encoding LOW QUALITY PROTEIN: uncharacterized protein (The sequence of the model RefSeq protein was modified relative to this genomic sequence to represent the inferred CDS: inserted 1 base in 1 codon), whose product MRCSSQKNLSVYDFNEVEEAVEAASRKFAAKFQSKLKEAETKYQFLEAFHLGLKLRRTDVTTAYMDLRERDNARESCVIDTPQTNLAVSDEKTEFDDFVVSSTSYEDNGHIVTDENEPGILTRTDPLVIKTSSHVAPSVGDKQFSDTSSDGTAVDVISDDEGSWVSASDSPSTTQSDVESEGYLEHRVSDNCYSACADMVGDNMAIVVFPDYVIYKNMLCGESRFTFFTDCIKIECSGASENGKFVLECAIADIIYIHRQWSGSVEAALVKLCVRATDANENEKPHNDGDLKIIFAIADAHWFEKEQKIRNLAERYGDIWNAFPNDDLVGGDDTLVPDMLFPTQCFTEIVEPFEDVIYPKGDPDAVSISKRDIELLQPETFINDTIIDFYIKYLKNNIEPNEKHRFHFFNSFFFRKLADMDKDPGSASEGRAAFLRVRKWTRKVNIFEKDYIFIPVNFNLHWSLLVICHPGEVATLKDDDIKESSKVPCILHMDSIKGSHSGLKNIIQSYLWEEWKERHPEASEDNSAKFSNLRYVSLELPQQENSFDCGLFVLQYVELFLEEAPSNFSPFKITKFSSFLGADWFSPVEAYLKRFIIRKLISDLLKDPSQKVTPATCSSGHLSSGSPEIEADTIVEFLPVQCSPAKPAVGDSITPATDRGYENDVEQVPVVEFLPQQCSPARPVLSYSLGPASDGGIQIEPSTTSSDVTRCDKQVAPVVQELLQPGATSGFYSEIQENSCQQQYEPFQKLASTACQEHVDGSLQFVSSSLDKDARQPPGGDSNSQICSASYCSEVAGVRDTLWSSVQEKEANVTSLESFNMDHARSNRNHEAGKPESDLPXNLGYVSESPSLSSGKQLDGFVEDSQETDTVKVKNEDHQDSQVIDSMEDGGDCKEVKRSEARVGDGGACQELSITEAGDGDCDNRQELDVPRADGGDGNECPNDDVTEADGMDGECEKVVTTEAESGLCGGPCQGHLPSISCQDIIIADDKNSLDDEVDVQLTAKRSEQQPCKRRKVMLPGDRRCTRSFTRDCS is encoded by the exons TCCACCTAGGCTTAAAATTAAGGAGAACAGATGTGACCACTGCTTATATGGATTTGCGTGAAAGAGACAATGCCCGGGAGTCATGTGTCATAGATACACCACAAACAAATCTGGCTGTTTCTGATGAGAAAACTGAGTTCGATGACTTTGTTGTGTCCTCAACAAGTTATGAAGACAATGGACATATAGTCACGGATGAAAATGAACCTGGGATTCTTACAAGAACGGATCCTCTTGTAATTAAAACTTCTAGTCATGTAGCACCTTCTGTAGGCGACAAACAGTTCTCAGACACTTCATCCGAT GGAACAGCAGTTGATGTGATTTCAGATGATGAAGGTAGCTGGGTGTCAGCATCTGATTCTCCATCAACAACACAATCTGATGTCGAAAGTGAAG GTTATTTAGAACATCGAGTCTCAGATAATTGTTACAGTGCATGTGCAGATATG GTGGGCGACAACATGGCTATCGTAGTTTTCCCTGATTATGTTATATATAAGAACATGCTGTGTGGAGAGTCTCGGTTCACCTTCTTCACAGATTGCATTAAGATCGAGTGTTCAGGTGCTAGTGAAAATGGAAAATTTGTTTTAGAATGTGCAATTGCTGATATCATTTATATTCATCGCCAGTGGAGTGGAAGT GTTGAAGCTGCTTTGGTTAAACTTTGTGTTAGAGCAACCGATGCTAATGAAAATGAGAAACCTCATAATGATGGTG atttgaagataatatttgcCATTGCTGATGCACATTGGTTTGAAAAGGAGCAGAAAATCAGGAATCTGGCTGAAAGATATGGAGATATATGGAACGCTTTCCCTAA TGATGATCTGGTGGGGGGAGATGACACCTTAGTCCCTGATATGTTGTTTCCAACACAGTGCTTTACGGA AATTGTGGAGCCTTTCGAAGATGTTATCTACCCTAAAGGAGATCCTGATGCCGTCTCCATAAGCAAAAGAGATATTGAGCTGTTACAACCAGAAACTTTTATCAATGACACCATTATTGACTTTTATATCAA ATATTTGAAGAACAACATTGAACCTAATGAGAAGCATAGGTTCCATTTCTTTAACAGTTTTTTCTTCCGCAAACTAGCAGACATGGACAAGGATCCAGGTAGTGCTTCGGAAGGCAGAGCAGCTTTCCTACGTGTTCGTAAATGGACACGGAAAGTAAATATATTTGAGAAGGATTACATTTTCATACCAGTTAACTTCAA TTTGCATTGGAGTTTGCTTGTTATTTGCCATCCTGGAGAAGTAGCAACTTTAAAAG ATGATGACATAAAGGAGTCTTCTAAAGTGCCTTGTATATTGCATATGGATTCCATTAAGGGCAGCCATAGTGGTCTCAAGAATATTATTCAAAG TTACCTATGGGAGGAATGGAAGGAAAGACACCCAGAAGCATCTGAAGATAATTCAGCAAAGTTCTCAAACTTAAGATATGTCTCACTTGAG TTGCCACAACAGGAGAATTCATTTGACTGTGGCCTTTTCGTACTTCAGTATGTGGAATTGTTTCTGGAAGAAGCTCCATCAAATTTCAGCCCTTTCAAAATCACCAAGTTTTCCAGTTTT CTTGGTGCTGATTGGTTTTCGCCTGTTGAGGCTTATCTTAAGCGTTTTATTATTCGGAAGCTGATATCTGATCTTCTCAAGGACCCCTCTCAAAAAGTTACACCAGCAACATGTAGCAGTGGACATCTCTCCTCAGGGTCTCCTGAAATTGAGGCTGATACCATCGTAGAATTTCTTCCTGTGCAATGCAGTCCAGCCAAACCAGCAGTTGGTGATTCAATAACTCCTGCTACCGACAGAGGATATGAAAATGATGTTGAGCAAGTACCAGTTGTAGAATTTCTTCCCCAGCAGTGCAGTCCAGCTAGGCCAGTACTTTCTTATTCATTAGGGCCTGCTTCTGATGGAGGAATTCAAATTGAACCGTCAACTACGTCTTCTGATGTCACTCGGTGTGATAAACAAGTGGCACCGGTTGTGCAGGAGCTTCTTCAACCAGGAGCAACTTCAGGCTTTTATTCGGAGATCCAGGAAAATTCTTGTCAACAACAGTATGAACCTTTTCAGAAACTTGCGTCTACAGCATGTCAG GAACATGTGGATGGGAGTCTACAATTTGTTTCCTCAAGCCTAGACAAGGATGCTCGCCAACCACCAGGTGGAGACTCAAATTCCCAGATTTGTTCGGCTTCATATTGCTCTGAAGTTGCTGGAGTACGTGATACATTGTGGAGCTCTGTGCAGGAAAAGGAAGCAAATGTTACATCACTTGAATCTTTTAATATGGACCATGCACGGTCTAATCGGAACCATGAAGCAGGAAAACCAGAGTCCGACTTGC AAAACTTAGGATATGTTTCAGAAAGCCCTTCTCTTTCTTCTGGGAAGCAACTGGATGGTTTTGTTGAGGATTCTCAGGAAACCGATACTGTTAAGGTGAAGAATGAGGATCATCAAGATTCCCAGGTAATTGATTCTATGGAGGATGGTGGAGATTGTAAGGAAGTTAAGAGATCTGAGGCCAGAGTTGGGGATGGTGGAGCTTGCCAGGAACTTAGTATAACTGAAGCAGGGGATGGAGATTGTGATAACCGCCAGGAATTGGATGTTCCTAGGGCAGATGGGGGAGATGGCAATGAGTGCCCAAACGATGATGTTACTGAAGCAGATGGCATGGATGGTGAATGCGAGAAAGTTGTTACCACTGAAGCAGAGAGTGGGTTGTGTGGTGGTCCTTGCCAAGGGCATCTTCCTTCCATATCATGTCAAGATATCATAATAGCTGATGATAAGAATTCATTAGATGATGAAGTTGATGTGCAGCTAACTGCTAAGAGATCAGAGCAGCAACCTTGCAAACGTCGGAAGGTTATGCTCCCTGGAGATAGAAGGTGCACCCGAAGCTTCACAAGAGACTGCTCTTGA